In a genomic window of Pedobacter sp. KBS0701:
- the hisD gene encoding histidinol dehydrogenase, whose protein sequence is MKIYNYTDLSKSKIEELCSRQIEDDKLVEERVIDIISTVKKDGDQALFNFAKAFDKVDLQKLFLDVEELQAIASTIPAEAKKAIDTAYQNIKTFHQSQLKTEDKIETMPGVVCWREFRAIEKVGLYIPGGTAVLPSTFLMLATPAIIAGCKEIVVCSPPQSDGKTNCYLAYCAVLLGIEKVFLIGGAQAVAAMAFGTESVPQVYKIFGPGNRYVTTAKTMVQNKVAIDMPAGPSEVLVIADETANPSFVAADLLAQAEHGADSQAILLSNSSHIIAETLKEVEKQMIILPRKNIAAKAIANSYAVLAENLEQAMQFSNEYAPEHLILATEQFQSLIPLIINAGSVFLGNFTPESVGDYASGTNHTLPTSGFAKAYSGVSTDAFLKKITFQQLSREGLDNIGKTVEILAEAEGLGAHKNAITIRLKTVEGIR, encoded by the coding sequence TTGAAAATCTACAATTATACAGATTTATCTAAATCAAAAATTGAAGAACTTTGTTCAAGGCAGATTGAAGACGATAAATTGGTTGAAGAACGGGTAATTGACATCATCAGCACGGTGAAAAAAGATGGCGACCAGGCACTTTTCAACTTCGCAAAAGCGTTTGATAAAGTTGATTTGCAGAAGCTGTTTCTAGATGTTGAAGAATTGCAAGCAATTGCATCTACCATTCCGGCTGAAGCAAAAAAAGCCATTGATACAGCTTACCAGAACATCAAAACTTTTCACCAGTCGCAGTTAAAAACTGAAGATAAAATAGAAACGATGCCAGGCGTTGTATGCTGGCGCGAGTTTAGAGCAATTGAAAAAGTAGGACTTTATATCCCCGGTGGAACGGCTGTTTTACCGAGTACTTTTTTAATGCTCGCAACCCCTGCAATCATTGCAGGCTGTAAAGAAATTGTGGTATGCTCTCCCCCGCAAAGTGATGGAAAAACCAATTGTTATCTGGCTTATTGTGCGGTGCTATTGGGTATCGAAAAAGTATTCCTGATCGGAGGTGCACAAGCAGTAGCTGCTATGGCTTTCGGAACGGAAAGTGTACCACAGGTGTATAAGATCTTTGGCCCCGGCAACCGCTATGTAACAACGGCAAAAACGATGGTTCAAAATAAAGTAGCTATTGATATGCCTGCCGGACCATCGGAAGTATTGGTTATTGCTGATGAGACTGCCAATCCGTCATTTGTTGCTGCTGACCTACTTGCACAGGCAGAACATGGAGCTGATAGTCAGGCTATTTTACTGTCTAATTCTAGTCATATCATCGCTGAAACATTAAAAGAAGTTGAAAAACAGATGATTATTCTTCCACGGAAAAATATTGCAGCCAAAGCAATCGCCAATTCTTATGCGGTTTTAGCAGAAAATCTGGAGCAAGCGATGCAATTCTCTAACGAATATGCACCTGAGCACCTAATATTGGCTACAGAGCAGTTTCAGAGCCTTATTCCTTTGATTATCAATGCAGGATCGGTGTTTTTGGGTAACTTTACGCCAGAAAGTGTCGGCGACTATGCCTCGGGAACCAACCATACTTTACCAACCAGCGGCTTTGCAAAAGCTTATTCAGGCGTATCTACGGATGCTTTCCTTAAAAAGATCACTTTTCAGCAATTATCACGTGAAGGCTTAGATAATATTGGTAAAACGGTTGAGATCCTTGCAGAAGCAGAAGGCCTGGGAGCACATAAAAATGCAATTACAATTAGATTAAAAACTGTGGAAGGAATAAGATAG
- the hisG gene encoding ATP phosphoribosyltransferase, with product MKTLKIAIQKSGRLNEKSVEILKNCGLSFENYKSSLISTVTNFPLEILFLRDDDIPEYVQDGIADLGIVGENVIVETKAEVDYLQKLGFGKCTLKIAVQATSNIQKLEELNGKAIATSYPVILERFLQEKGIKSDIRTISGSVEIGPGLGLSDAIFDIVSTGGTLKSNGLKPFADVMQSEAVLIGNKSIADNPEVAELLQRIRSVLSAKSNKYVVLNVSKDNLQKVVDLLPGVKSPTVVPLFEPNWVAVHSVIAEEDFWDKINSLKAAGAEGILVMPIEKIIK from the coding sequence TTGAAAACACTTAAAATTGCTATCCAAAAGTCGGGTAGATTAAACGAAAAATCTGTAGAAATACTTAAAAACTGTGGTTTATCTTTCGAAAACTACAAAAGTTCACTTATCTCAACCGTTACCAATTTCCCTTTAGAAATTCTTTTCCTTCGTGACGATGATATTCCGGAATACGTGCAGGATGGCATTGCCGACTTAGGTATTGTTGGTGAAAATGTAATCGTAGAAACCAAAGCCGAAGTAGACTATCTACAAAAATTAGGTTTCGGAAAATGCACTTTAAAAATTGCTGTTCAGGCCACCAGTAATATCCAAAAACTGGAAGAGTTAAACGGTAAAGCAATTGCTACTTCTTACCCTGTAATCCTCGAAAGATTCTTACAGGAAAAAGGCATCAAGTCGGATATCAGAACCATCTCAGGGTCCGTAGAAATTGGTCCGGGTTTAGGTTTAAGTGATGCCATTTTTGATATCGTTTCAACTGGTGGAACATTAAAAAGCAATGGCCTGAAACCTTTCGCGGATGTGATGCAATCTGAAGCAGTTTTAATCGGAAACAAATCGATAGCCGACAATCCCGAAGTTGCAGAATTGCTTCAACGCATCCGCTCTGTGCTCAGCGCAAAATCGAACAAATACGTGGTGCTAAATGTATCAAAAGATAACCTTCAAAAAGTAGTCGATTTACTTCCGGGTGTTAAAAGTCCGACGGTAGTTCCACTCTTCGAACCGAACTGGGTAGCCGTTCATTCTGTAATTGCCGAGGAAGATTTCTGGGATAAAATAAACAGTTTAAAAGCAGCAGGTGCTGAAGGCATTTTGGTAATGCCCATCGAGAAAATAATCAAGTAA
- the hisB gene encoding bifunctional histidinol-phosphatase/imidazoleglycerol-phosphate dehydratase HisB: protein MKKVLFIDRDGTLNIEPDDEQVDSFAKLKFYPRSLYYLSKIAAELDYELVMVTNQDGLGTLSNPEENFWPIHNFMLDTFEGEGVHFSEIVIDRTFAKDNAPTRKPGTALLTKYFSEDYDLKNSFVIGDRLNDVVLAKNLGAKAIFIRQNDALGSTEALDKHETLLDIIILETKKWEDIYNLLKAGSRKIHHERKTHETDITINLDLDGTGKAKIETGLNFFDHMLDQIARHGSVDLEVIAKGDLHIDEHHTIEDTGIALGEAFAKGLGNKLGIERYGFCLPMDDCLAQVAIDFGGRNWIVWDAEFKREKVGDMPTEMFYHFFKSFSDAAKCNLNIKAEGDNEHHKIEAIFKAFAKAIKMAIKRDAEKMVLPSTKGML, encoded by the coding sequence ATGAAGAAAGTACTATTTATCGACCGCGATGGAACCTTAAATATTGAGCCTGATGATGAACAGGTAGATAGTTTTGCAAAGCTTAAATTTTATCCGCGATCGTTATATTATTTATCGAAAATTGCAGCCGAGCTGGATTACGAACTGGTGATGGTAACCAACCAGGATGGACTGGGAACATTGTCAAATCCTGAAGAAAATTTCTGGCCAATCCATAATTTCATGTTGGATACTTTTGAAGGAGAAGGCGTTCATTTTAGCGAGATTGTAATAGATAGAACTTTTGCAAAAGACAATGCCCCTACCCGTAAACCCGGCACGGCTTTATTAACAAAATATTTCAGCGAAGATTACGATCTGAAAAATTCTTTTGTGATCGGCGATCGTTTAAATGATGTGGTTTTAGCCAAAAATCTTGGTGCCAAAGCCATTTTCATACGTCAGAATGATGCATTGGGCTCTACAGAGGCATTGGATAAACATGAAACGCTTTTAGATATTATCATTTTAGAAACGAAAAAATGGGAAGATATCTATAACTTGCTCAAAGCAGGAAGCAGAAAAATTCACCATGAGCGCAAAACGCACGAAACCGATATTACCATTAACCTTGATCTGGACGGAACAGGAAAAGCAAAAATCGAAACCGGATTGAACTTTTTCGATCACATGCTTGATCAGATTGCCAGACATGGAAGTGTAGATTTAGAGGTGATTGCAAAAGGTGACTTGCACATCGATGAGCACCACACCATAGAAGACACCGGAATTGCATTAGGTGAAGCTTTTGCCAAAGGTTTAGGCAATAAACTAGGCATCGAAAGGTATGGTTTTTGCTTACCAATGGACGATTGCCTGGCACAGGTTGCCATTGATTTTGGTGGAAGAAACTGGATTGTCTGGGATGCGGAGTTTAAACGCGAAAAAGTGGGCGATATGCCTACAGAAATGTTTTACCACTTTTTTAAATCTTTCAGTGATGCCGCAAAATGCAATTTGAACATAAAAGCTGAGGGCGATAACGAACATCATAAAATTGAGGCTATTTTTAAAGCTTTCGCCAAAGCCATTAAAATGGCCATTAAACGTGATGCTGAGAAAATGGTATTGCCAAGCACAAAGGGAATGTTGTAA
- a CDS encoding L,D-transpeptidase family protein, with translation MKKFRFLILPFILFVSACGWFKSPPEIGKVLSEHFKNKIYKDFDTVAYDSVFVKTIDSLSSKFVNPKTIKAFYANNNAQPKLVTQFYINGELDSLVSYLDQSKVHGFNPKIFKGDEIKALLDELTTNKFKKVEESYPVIAKLELLSANAYLNYNNYLKYGVINPRSIFSRYYIKVRRPDSVGMLNLLNSKNMLDTLRAVQPKSVQYKALQRAYLNTDSESEKRILLLNMERFRWKMPETGDNYVQVNIPDFRLTWLDKTDTVITMKVCVGGKRENGYEEKLKAFAKSGNLDDKPKNHETPLLFSKINSIQANPIWNIPVSIAQSEIYWMARKDPFYLSNSNIKVYYKDKLIGEPDTINWNKYSRDKLPFKFKQGSGGGNALGKFKFIFDNSSSIYLHDTNNKNGFNLTNRAISHGCVRIEKPLEFAELLVKDSYTYDKLRAEVDLPPIDSTHVKWYKKRMAQKADTTKTFQLKPAWFGPKKAVPLIITYITAWSQNDKIEYRPDVYGMDEKLWAAMKKFR, from the coding sequence TTGAAAAAGTTTCGCTTTCTAATACTACCCTTTATTTTATTTGTTTCAGCCTGTGGATGGTTTAAAAGCCCACCAGAGATCGGCAAAGTACTGTCTGAGCATTTCAAAAATAAAATTTATAAAGATTTTGATACTGTAGCTTATGATAGTGTTTTTGTGAAAACAATAGACAGTCTTTCAAGTAAATTTGTTAACCCTAAAACTATAAAAGCATTTTATGCCAATAATAATGCTCAGCCTAAATTGGTTACGCAATTCTATATTAATGGAGAACTGGATTCATTAGTGAGTTATTTAGATCAAAGCAAGGTGCATGGCTTTAATCCCAAGATTTTTAAAGGAGACGAAATTAAAGCCCTGTTGGACGAATTAACTACCAATAAATTTAAAAAAGTGGAGGAAAGTTATCCGGTAATTGCCAAACTAGAACTGTTATCGGCAAATGCTTATCTGAATTATAACAACTACCTGAAATATGGCGTGATAAATCCCCGTTCTATTTTCTCACGGTATTACATAAAAGTGAGGCGTCCGGACAGCGTTGGAATGCTTAATCTTTTGAACAGTAAAAACATGTTGGATACTTTAAGAGCTGTTCAGCCAAAGTCGGTTCAATATAAAGCTTTACAGCGCGCCTATTTGAATACAGATTCTGAAAGTGAGAAGCGGATTTTATTATTGAATATGGAACGTTTCCGTTGGAAAATGCCAGAGACTGGAGACAATTATGTGCAGGTAAATATTCCTGATTTTAGATTGACCTGGCTTGATAAAACAGATACCGTAATTACGATGAAAGTTTGTGTTGGTGGCAAGCGCGAAAATGGTTACGAAGAGAAGCTTAAGGCCTTTGCAAAATCGGGTAATTTAGATGATAAACCGAAGAATCATGAAACACCTTTATTGTTCAGTAAAATCAATTCCATTCAGGCCAATCCCATCTGGAATATTCCGGTAAGTATTGCCCAAAGTGAAATCTATTGGATGGCAAGAAAAGACCCCTTTTATTTGTCGAACAGTAACATTAAAGTTTACTATAAAGATAAGCTAATTGGTGAGCCTGATACCATCAATTGGAACAAGTATTCAAGGGATAAATTACCATTCAAATTTAAACAGGGATCGGGTGGCGGAAATGCCTTAGGAAAGTTCAAATTTATCTTCGATAATAGCTCGAGTATTTACCTGCACGATACCAATAACAAGAACGGATTTAACCTAACCAATCGGGCCATTAGTCATGGTTGTGTGCGGATTGAAAAACCGCTTGAATTTGCCGAACTTCTGGTAAAAGATTCTTACACTTATGACAAGTTAAGAGCGGAAGTTGATTTACCACCAATAGATAGTACGCATGTAAAATGGTATAAAAAACGCATGGCCCAAAAGGCAGATACTACGAAAACTTTTCAGTTAAAACCAGCGTGGTTCGGACCGAAAAAAGCCGTTCCATTAATTATCACATACATTACAGCCTGGTCGCAAAATGATAAGATTGAATATCGACCAGATGTGTATGGCATGGATGAGAAACTTTGGGCTGCGATGAAGAAGTTTAGGTAA
- the hisF gene encoding imidazole glycerol phosphate synthase subunit HisF — protein MLSKRIIPCLDVKDGRTVKGVNFVDLRDAGDPVELAAQYAQQGADELVFLDITATHERRKTMIEMVKSVARQLNIPFTIGGGITEIADADALLNAGADKISINSAAVRNPKLIEDLAKTFGVQFVVLAVDTKHVNDKNMVHLNGGRLITELETENWIKQAEDLGAGEILLTSMDHDGTKAGFDCGLLGKINQMINIPIIASGGAGSMEHFTEVFQKANVDAALAASVFHYGEILIPDLKQELKRNHIPVRI, from the coding sequence ATGCTTTCAAAAAGAATAATTCCTTGTTTAGACGTTAAAGATGGCCGCACGGTAAAAGGTGTAAACTTTGTTGATTTACGCGATGCAGGTGACCCTGTCGAACTGGCGGCCCAATACGCACAACAAGGTGCCGACGAGTTAGTTTTCCTGGATATCACGGCCACACATGAACGTCGTAAAACGATGATCGAAATGGTTAAATCGGTTGCCAGGCAATTAAATATTCCTTTTACCATTGGTGGTGGAATAACAGAAATTGCAGATGCTGATGCCCTTTTAAATGCAGGTGCAGATAAAATAAGTATTAATTCTGCAGCCGTACGTAACCCTAAACTGATTGAAGACCTTGCCAAAACCTTCGGGGTACAATTTGTGGTTTTAGCAGTCGATACTAAACATGTAAACGACAAAAACATGGTCCACTTAAATGGCGGCAGATTAATTACCGAGCTGGAAACCGAAAACTGGATCAAACAGGCGGAAGATTTAGGTGCAGGAGAAATTTTGTTAACTTCTATGGATCACGATGGCACCAAAGCGGGTTTCGATTGTGGATTGTTAGGCAAAATAAACCAAATGATCAATATCCCGATTATTGCATCGGGTGGAGCAGGTAGCATGGAACATTTTACAGAGGTTTTCCAAAAAGCCAATGTTGATGCCGCACTTGCAGCCTCGGTATTTCATTATGGCGAAATTCTGATCCCTGATTTAAAACAAGAATTAAAAAGGAATCACATTCCGGTAAGAATATAA
- the hisH gene encoding imidazole glycerol phosphate synthase subunit HisH, with protein MVGIINYGAGNIFSLTAALDRLNVTYGMVNTEDDLEKYSHIIIPGVGHAGAAMEKLKGTGLVEAIKKLTKPVLGICVGMQLITGYSEEGDATLLDIVPVKTKKFDKSLNIKIPHMGWNAVSTKNNPLFTGVEDNTQFYFVHSYFIEYNPTFDIASADYGLKFSAAVQKDNFYGVQFHPEKSGKAGELVLKNFSNLSL; from the coding sequence ATGGTTGGAATTATAAATTACGGAGCAGGCAACATTTTCTCCCTTACCGCAGCACTAGACCGCTTAAATGTGACCTACGGCATGGTAAATACAGAAGATGACCTCGAAAAATATAGCCACATCATTATCCCTGGTGTTGGCCATGCGGGGGCCGCCATGGAAAAATTAAAAGGCACCGGCCTTGTTGAAGCCATTAAAAAACTGACCAAACCCGTGCTTGGCATCTGTGTGGGTATGCAGCTCATTACCGGGTATTCGGAAGAGGGCGATGCGACTCTTTTAGATATCGTTCCTGTGAAAACCAAAAAATTCGATAAGTCACTGAATATCAAAATACCACACATGGGCTGGAATGCGGTGAGCACAAAAAACAATCCGCTATTTACTGGTGTTGAAGATAATACACAATTTTACTTTGTGCATTCGTACTTTATTGAATATAACCCTACTTTTGACATCGCATCTGCTGACTATGGTTTAAAGTTTTCGGCTGCGGTACAAAAAGACAATTTTTACGGCGTTCAGTTCCATCCTGAGAAATCGGGAAAAGCCGGCGAATTAGTATTAAAAAATTTTTCAAACTTAAGCTTATAA
- the hisC gene encoding histidinol-phosphate transaminase, protein MDINDLVRENIKNLRPYSTARDEFKGQASVFLDANENSYGSPLPANYNRYPDPLQLDLKDAISKIKGVPIENTFLGNGSDEAIDLLFRAFCNPGKDNVIVLPPTYGMYEVSANINDVEIRKVSLLTNFQLDMEKIAETIDKNTKLIFICSPNNPTGNSINREDIETILANFNGIVVVDEAYINYARQKTFIQELTEYGNLVVLQTFSKAWGLAALRLGMAFSSTKVIDVLNKIKPPYNINQATQDLAFEALKNIAQVNDWIKESVAERQRLSIALNSINTVTKVYPSDANFILVEVTNALKIYDTLVDEGIIVRDRSKVTLCEGCLRITVGTKEENDKLLTVLEKF, encoded by the coding sequence ATGGACATTAACGATTTAGTAAGAGAAAATATAAAAAACCTTCGCCCCTACTCTACTGCCAGGGACGAATTTAAAGGCCAGGCATCTGTTTTTTTAGATGCGAACGAGAACAGTTATGGTTCGCCATTACCGGCAAATTACAACCGCTACCCAGATCCCTTGCAACTGGATTTGAAAGATGCAATTAGTAAAATAAAAGGTGTGCCAATTGAAAATACTTTTTTAGGAAATGGTAGCGATGAAGCGATAGATTTATTATTCCGCGCTTTCTGTAATCCCGGAAAAGACAACGTAATTGTACTGCCTCCAACTTACGGAATGTACGAAGTATCGGCTAATATAAACGATGTAGAAATACGCAAAGTAAGCCTGCTTACCAACTTTCAGTTGGACATGGAAAAGATCGCCGAAACGATCGATAAAAACACCAAATTAATTTTCATTTGTTCACCAAATAATCCAACCGGAAATTCGATAAACCGTGAAGATATTGAAACCATTTTAGCCAACTTTAACGGCATCGTTGTAGTAGACGAAGCGTATATAAATTACGCCCGTCAGAAGACCTTTATACAGGAGTTAACCGAGTACGGAAACCTCGTTGTTTTGCAAACTTTTTCGAAGGCCTGGGGACTTGCCGCTTTACGTTTGGGCATGGCTTTTTCTTCAACAAAAGTGATCGATGTTTTGAACAAAATTAAGCCACCTTACAACATCAATCAGGCTACTCAGGATTTAGCTTTCGAAGCCTTAAAAAATATTGCCCAGGTGAACGATTGGATTAAAGAATCTGTTGCAGAAAGACAGCGTTTATCAATCGCATTAAACAGTATAAATACAGTAACAAAAGTATATCCATCTGATGCAAATTTTATACTCGTAGAAGTTACCAACGCCTTGAAGATTTATGATACTTTGGTAGATGAGGGCATCATTGTACGCGACCGTTCTAAAGTAACTTTATGCGAAGGTTGTTTAAGGATTACTGTTGGCACGAAAGAAGAAAACGACAAACTATTAACTGTTTTAGAAAAATTTTAA
- a CDS encoding WD40 repeat domain-containing protein: MLKHLHTLPGHQNPVYALANADEDGIFFSAGNDKGVVEWSLLNMSFVKVKMPVQSSVYCLHYYNEQLFVGERSGAFSVYDLKEQKVILRINAHTKPIFDIQTVKSKNELLTTGEDGTVAVWSLNDFKEIYRFQVAYDTVRAIAIAPNENELAFGCKDHLIRIYNLADYSLKQSLEGHSLPVTSLAYHPTGKYLISGSRDAQLKVWNLPNYTLRETVPAHMFTVYDIAFHPTLPYFATSSQDKSIKLWDAENFKLYKILSLEKAGIGHSHSINKIIWSRDGKYLISTGDDRQVIVWEME, translated from the coding sequence ATGCTCAAACATCTACACACCTTACCCGGACATCAAAACCCTGTTTACGCTTTAGCCAACGCTGACGAAGATGGCATATTTTTTAGCGCTGGAAATGATAAGGGCGTAGTAGAATGGTCGCTACTTAACATGTCTTTTGTGAAGGTTAAAATGCCGGTACAAAGTTCTGTTTATTGCCTTCATTACTACAATGAGCAATTGTTTGTTGGAGAACGGAGCGGTGCTTTTAGTGTTTACGACCTAAAAGAACAAAAGGTAATTTTAAGGATTAATGCGCATACTAAACCTATTTTCGATATACAAACGGTAAAAAGTAAAAATGAGCTTTTAACCACAGGTGAGGATGGCACTGTTGCGGTTTGGTCTTTAAATGATTTTAAGGAAATTTACCGTTTCCAGGTAGCTTACGATACCGTGAGGGCCATTGCAATTGCACCAAATGAAAATGAATTGGCTTTCGGCTGTAAAGATCACCTGATCAGGATTTATAACCTTGCCGATTATAGTTTAAAACAATCCCTCGAAGGTCATTCATTACCTGTAACATCTCTGGCTTATCACCCTACAGGCAAATACCTGATTTCGGGAAGCAGGGATGCCCAGTTAAAAGTATGGAATCTCCCCAATTATACATTGAGGGAAACGGTTCCGGCACATATGTTTACTGTTTACGATATTGCCTTTCATCCTACCCTTCCGTATTTTGCTACAAGCAGTCAGGATAAAAGCATTAAACTTTGGGATGCAGAAAATTTTAAATTATATAAAATTTTAAGCTTAGAAAAGGCAGGTATTGGCCATAGCCATTCCATCAATAAAATTATCTGGAGCCGTGATGGCAAATATCTGATTTCTACAGGAGATGACAGGCAGGTAATAGTTTGGGAGATGGAGTAG
- the hisA gene encoding 1-(5-phosphoribosyl)-5-[(5-phosphoribosylamino)methylideneamino]imidazole-4-carboxamide isomerase: MYIIPAIDILDGKVVRLREGDYNQKTEYDVSIAEMIEKYRSNGTDFIHIIDLNGAKGDFSNQKSLFEIIKKTEMKVQYGGGIRTIEQVTNLLDAGIHRVIVGTQAITNPDFLPQLSEAFAKKDDYANRIVIAIDVLDEVIKYSGWMESSPIKLMDYVDKCLSLGFFRFLCTDISKDGKLGGAAVELYKKLLEHSPMIKLIASGGVSSMEDIYELAKYPIRSVVVGKAIYEDRITIEEIKDWNLKALSSI; encoded by the coding sequence ATGTACATAATACCTGCTATTGATATTTTGGATGGAAAAGTAGTCCGTCTGCGTGAAGGCGATTACAACCAAAAAACAGAGTACGATGTTTCTATTGCCGAAATGATAGAAAAATACCGCTCAAATGGTACAGATTTTATCCATATTATTGATTTAAATGGAGCAAAAGGCGATTTTAGTAACCAAAAATCACTTTTCGAGATCATTAAAAAAACCGAGATGAAAGTGCAGTACGGCGGTGGGATCAGAACCATTGAGCAGGTAACTAACCTGCTTGATGCCGGAATCCACCGTGTAATTGTAGGTACGCAGGCCATTACCAATCCTGATTTTTTACCTCAACTAAGTGAAGCTTTTGCTAAAAAAGACGATTATGCAAACCGCATTGTCATCGCAATCGACGTTTTGGATGAAGTAATTAAATATTCCGGCTGGATGGAAAGCTCGCCGATTAAACTGATGGATTATGTGGATAAATGCCTTTCACTTGGTTTTTTCCGTTTCTTATGCACCGATATCAGTAAGGATGGAAAATTAGGTGGTGCAGCTGTTGAGTTGTACAAAAAACTGCTCGAACACTCTCCAATGATTAAATTAATTGCTTCTGGCGGAGTGAGTTCGATGGAAGATATTTACGAATTGGCCAAATACCCAATCAGAAGTGTAGTAGTCGGAAAAGCAATTTACGAAGACCGGATAACTATTGAAGAGATTAAGGATTGGAATTTGAAGGCTTTGAGTTCGATTTAA
- a CDS encoding carboxypeptidase-like regulatory domain-containing protein, whose translation MPSKFKIQIAKPCHEEWESMQPNVNGKFCGSCQKAVTDFTHFTDEALKHWFNENQGSSCGRFKPEQLDRLINVKESYTFSRFKPSLITASLIAFLSFPKLANANISLSYPTFQTDNIKSLKEVILERSCEDGFVTVQGKVIDGDNKLPIIGAAIMIKGSKIRTVTDRNGKFEFRLNRKEFKNNIFLDLRYIGYEIKHVKVKLEKDKVVFIKMKMDSYVLGGLAIIKQPTFLERISQLLNG comes from the coding sequence ATGCCATCTAAATTTAAAATCCAGATTGCCAAACCTTGCCATGAAGAATGGGAGAGCATGCAACCCAATGTAAATGGTAAATTTTGCGGTTCCTGCCAAAAAGCTGTAACAGACTTTACTCACTTCACAGATGAAGCGCTGAAACACTGGTTTAATGAAAATCAGGGGAGTAGCTGTGGGAGATTTAAACCAGAGCAGCTTGACCGTTTAATCAATGTGAAAGAGAGCTATACATTCAGTAGATTTAAACCAAGCTTAATTACAGCATCTTTAATAGCTTTTTTGAGCTTTCCGAAATTGGCTAATGCAAATATTTCATTATCATATCCAACCTTTCAGACGGACAATATAAAATCTTTAAAAGAAGTTATTTTAGAAAGATCTTGTGAAGATGGATTTGTTACGGTACAAGGAAAAGTTATAGATGGAGATAATAAACTCCCAATTATAGGTGCAGCTATAATGATTAAAGGCTCGAAAATTAGAACAGTTACAGATCGAAATGGAAAATTCGAGTTTAGGCTGAACAGAAAGGAATTTAAGAATAATATTTTTCTGGATCTAAGATATATTGGATATGAAATTAAACATGTAAAGGTAAAGCTAGAGAAAGATAAAGTGGTTTTTATAAAAATGAAGATGGATAGTTATGTTTTAGGAGGGTTGGCCATTATTAAGCAACCTACATTTTTAGAGCGAATAAGTCAATTGCTAAATGGCTAG
- the hisIE gene encoding bifunctional phosphoribosyl-AMP cyclohydrolase/phosphoribosyl-ATP diphosphatase HisIE, protein MTINTSSLDWEKTEGLIPVIIQDYKTLEVLMLGYMNAEALEKTQAKGKVTFFSRSKNRLWTKGETSNNFLFVKELFVDCDNDTILIKADAVGPTCHTGSRNCFKTDFNQNFIFELENIINDRYENPVEGSYINKMRNKGLNKIAQKVGEEGVETVIAALAETEEELIGEASDLVFHLLFLLKEKGLSIQDIAKNLEKRHQ, encoded by the coding sequence ATGACAATCAATACCAGTTCCCTTGATTGGGAGAAAACAGAGGGTTTAATTCCCGTAATTATTCAGGATTATAAAACTTTAGAGGTTTTGATGCTGGGCTATATGAATGCTGAAGCACTGGAGAAAACGCAGGCAAAAGGCAAAGTAACTTTCTTTTCGCGTTCTAAAAACCGCCTTTGGACAAAAGGTGAAACCAGCAATAACTTTTTGTTTGTTAAAGAACTTTTTGTTGATTGTGATAATGACACCATTCTGATCAAGGCTGATGCCGTTGGCCCAACCTGCCATACCGGAAGCCGCAACTGTTTTAAGACAGATTTCAATCAGAATTTCATTTTCGAACTCGAAAACATTATTAATGATCGATATGAAAATCCGGTTGAGGGTTCTTACATCAACAAAATGCGCAACAAAGGTTTAAATAAAATTGCGCAAAAAGTTGGCGAAGAAGGTGTAGAAACTGTAATTGCTGCGCTTGCTGAAACAGAAGAAGAACTTATTGGAGAAGCATCAGATCTTGTTTTTCACTTATTATTTTTATTGAAAGAAAAAGGTTTATCTATCCAGGATATCGCTAAAAATTTAGAGAAAAGACATCAATAA